Below is a window of Hydrogenimonas sp. SS33 DNA.
ATCTACAAAGACAGCCTGGAGATGGGGGAGGAAGAGAGAGAACTGCTGGCGACGGCGGTGGCGACGGCCCCCGAGGAGAGGATCGTCGTCGTCCACGGCACCGACACGATGGACAAAAGCGCCGCCGCCGTGGCGGCGTGGCTGGGGGAGGAGAGCTTTAAGCGGGTCATCTTCACCGGGGCGATGGTCCCCTTCTCCATCGACCCGGTGGAGGCGACGGCAAACCTGGCCCTCGCCCTGGGGGCATCGGCCCATCTCGCCCCCGGCGTCTACATCGCAATGCACGGGCTGGTGCTGCCCCATGCCCAAATACGCAAAAACCGCCAAACCGGCCTTTTCGAGAGGGTTTCCGGGTGAATGCCGTCGTCTTCAGCACCTTCCGGCAGGTGCGCGACTTCGTCGGCGCCCGCGACAATGCCCTGCTGCCCAAACTCTACACGATGGAGGAGTTTCTCTCCCGCCTCGTCGTGGTTCCCGGCCGCATCTTCGCCGACGGGCCGAGCCGGGTGCTCTACCTCTACCGCGCCATCGAGACGATGGACCTCTCCAAACTCGGGTTTGAAAAGAGTTTTCTGGGATTCGTCGAAAACGCCGATTTCGTCTTCCGCTTTTTCGAGGAGCTGAGTGCCGAAAAAGTGGGCATCGACGCCCTGCGGGGGGCGGACATGTACGCCGAATACGAAGAGCACCTGAGTCTTTTGGAAAAGGTGTGGGAGCGATACCGGCAGGTGCTGGAGGCCGACGGGCTGGTCGATCGGGTCACGATGCCCGACTACCGCCTGAACGAGGGGTTTTTGCGGCAGTTTGGGCGCATCGACATCCACATCGACGGCTACCTGAGCCGCTTCGAGCTGGAGGTGTTGCGTCGCGCCGCTAAAGTGCCCGATACGCAAATTTGTCTACACTTCGAAACGACCCCCTACAACGCCCGCCTCAAAGCGCGGCTGGGGCTGGAAGAGCTGCCGGCCCATCGGCGTGTCCGTTACGATTTTGGCAGGAAAGCGGTGCTCGAAAGCGCGTCCCTGGCCCCTTTGAACCCGGACAAAGTGACGGTGGCCGCTTTCGAAGACCGGATGAACCAGGCCGCCTTCGTGCTGGAGCGGGTGGCGCGGTTCGTGGAGGAGGGGGCGGACCCGGCAAAGGTCGCCGTGGTGCTCCCCGACGAAAGCTTCGCCGAGTACCTGCGCCTCTTCGACGAACATCGCAACTTCAACTACGCCATGGGCATCCCCTTCTCCCAGAGCCGCTACTTCCGCCGCCTGGCCGACCTCTACGACGCGTTGGGCGGCCGGAGCGAGAGTGCGCGCCTCAAGATGGAGGGCGATCCCCTCGTCGAGGCTTTCGGGAAGGTGGAGGATTTCGACGGCTTCATGGCCTTTCTGGAGGCACTGGAAGTGACGCCCCGGGAGCTTCGGGTCATCGACGAAGTCAAATTCGGCTTCGCCCGCTACGCCCCGCTGCTGGACCACGCCGAGTCTCTCCAACTGCTCCATACGTGGCTGCGGCAGCTCGAAGATCTCAGCATGGACGACACGGAGGGGGGCAGGGTGACCGTCATGGGGGTGCTGGAGAGCCGGGGGCAGCGGTTTGACGGCGTGGTCCTCGTCGATTTCAACGAAGAGGTGGTCCCCAGCGTCGGCGAAAAAGACCTCTTTCTCAACTCCGCCCTTCGCGAGCGCGCCGGGATGCCGACGCGAAAGCAGAAGGAGAACCTGCAGAAACACTACTACTACCGGCTGTTACGAGACGCCGAGAGGGCGGCGGTCGCCTATGTCAAAAACGAACAGATGCAGCCCAGCCGCTTCCTGATACAGCTGGGCCTGGCCGAGTCGGAGACGAAAGACGGCCTCTACCGCGCCATTTTGCTGCCCGACCGCCCTCTGCCGTCGCATTTCGACGGGGTTGTGGAGGGCCCCAATCCCCTTCGCCTGGAACCGAAACTGACCCCGACGAAGCTCAAGGACCTGCTGCTCTGCCCCCGCCGGTTTTACTACCGCTACCGGCTTGGCATCCGCCCCGATGAGGAGGAGCGGGAAGAGGTGGTCGGGACGATGATCCACGATGCCCTGGAGGCGGCGGCACGGGCGAAGGCGGGCTTCGGGAGTGCCGAAAGCTACTTCGCCTTCGTGATGGACCGCCTCTACGCCAAAGCTTCCACCCCGATGCGGCGCTTCGACATCGCCCTGGGCTGGGAGGAGCGGCTGCGCGATTTTTGCGAGCGGGACTACGAGCGCCTCATGCACAGCACCCAGGCGGCCCTGGAAGCGTGGTGCGAGACGGAGTACGGCGGCTTTCAGCTCTCCAGCCGCGTCGACCGGGTCGACGTCACCGCCGATACGGTGCGGATGATCGACTACAAAACCACGTCGAAGATGAGAGAGCTTCTGAAAGATGAAAACGATTTTCAGCTCTGCTTCTACCATGTCTGGGCGCAGCGGAAGTGGCCAGACAGACGCATCGTGACGGTATACGAGGACCTCTACGGCGGCGAAACGGTGGCCGTCGACAGCGAGGCACGCATGGCCGACTTCGCCCGCGTGCTGGAGGAGGCCGCGGCACCCGAAACCGTCAATTTCGCCAAAACGGACGACCTGAAGGCGTGCCGCTACTGCGACTACGCCACCGCCTGCGGAAGAAGCTGATGTATAATCACAAAAAAACGATCACTGGCAGATAAAATGGCAAGAGAGACCTTTTTCAGACGATTGCGGCTTTTCAGGACCCTGGCGGTGACGCCGCCGGGAAACGAGGATTTCATCTGGTGCGGTGAGGCGGATGAGGGGAGCTGCCGGCGTCTCGACTATGAAGCCCTCTCGGCGGACGATGCCAAAAGCCCGCCGCATCTTGTGCTCTTTTGCTATTCCGACGACCCGGCGCAGTGCGAAGCGATGGAGGCGGCGGCCGGAAAGATCGACGCGCTCCGTCCCTGGGCCCTGCTGATCTTCGCCCGGAAGGAGGCGATGGCTTCGGCGATGCCCTTCGCGCT
It encodes the following:
- a CDS encoding PD-(D/E)XK nuclease family protein, translating into MNAVVFSTFRQVRDFVGARDNALLPKLYTMEEFLSRLVVVPGRIFADGPSRVLYLYRAIETMDLSKLGFEKSFLGFVENADFVFRFFEELSAEKVGIDALRGADMYAEYEEHLSLLEKVWERYRQVLEADGLVDRVTMPDYRLNEGFLRQFGRIDIHIDGYLSRFELEVLRRAAKVPDTQICLHFETTPYNARLKARLGLEELPAHRRVRYDFGRKAVLESASLAPLNPDKVTVAAFEDRMNQAAFVLERVARFVEEGADPAKVAVVLPDESFAEYLRLFDEHRNFNYAMGIPFSQSRYFRRLADLYDALGGRSESARLKMEGDPLVEAFGKVEDFDGFMAFLEALEVTPRELRVIDEVKFGFARYAPLLDHAESLQLLHTWLRQLEDLSMDDTEGGRVTVMGVLESRGQRFDGVVLVDFNEEVVPSVGEKDLFLNSALRERAGMPTRKQKENLQKHYYYRLLRDAERAAVAYVKNEQMQPSRFLIQLGLAESETKDGLYRAILLPDRPLPSHFDGVVEGPNPLRLEPKLTPTKLKDLLLCPRRFYYRYRLGIRPDEEEREEVVGTMIHDALEAAARAKAGFGSAESYFAFVMDRLYAKASTPMRRFDIALGWEERLRDFCERDYERLMHSTQAALEAWCETEYGGFQLSSRVDRVDVTADTVRMIDYKTTSKMRELLKDENDFQLCFYHVWAQRKWPDRRIVTVYEDLYGGETVAVDSEARMADFARVLEEAAAPETVNFAKTDDLKACRYCDYATACGRS
- a CDS encoding asparaginase domain-containing protein: MEQIRLFNTGGTFNKRYDPIAGELVVPRDDRSVVRAAEAFAVNCPFVVEGLIYKDSLEMGEEERELLATAVATAPEERIVVVHGTDTMDKSAAAVAAWLGEESFKRVIFTGAMVPFSIDPVEATANLALALGASAHLAPGVYIAMHGLVLPHAQIRKNRQTGLFERVSG